In a single window of the Ruminococcus albus 7 = DSM 20455 genome:
- a CDS encoding IS200/IS605 family element transposase accessory protein TnpB: MQIYTTYSVKIKHYNNIFKDTVIVYRHAVDYLIKVCLDKWDNIVSFKGVSKLTYIETLIHSTKDNPDPIYDFDTKFYKMPSYLRRGAINEAIGKVSSYKSNLANWIKDPVGREPSYPKAGYTFPSMYRTGMYNQTGDYTAQIKVYIRNTWDWITINFKKSDMDYIYRHCNFRKQCAPTLQKRGKEWFLDFPFEEKVKLADISVYEQTIVAVDLGINTAATISVMRSDGTILGRHFYKLTKETDHLMHCVNRIKKAQQHGNYKTPRLWAKAKGINHDIATKTAACIVDIAVLYNADVIVFEHLDKNGKVRGSKKQKLKLWRSQEVQSIVTNKAHRLGMRVSHICAWNTSRLAYDGSGFVLRGKFGGFNTYELCKFQNGKTYNCDLSASYNIGARYFIREILKSLDENSRLLIEAKVPQCSKRSTCTFSTLVNLNAEFIAPTA; this comes from the coding sequence ATGCAGATATATACGACTTATAGCGTTAAGATCAAGCATTACAACAACATCTTTAAAGATACCGTTATCGTATACAGACATGCTGTAGATTACCTTATCAAAGTATGTCTTGATAAATGGGATAACATTGTTTCATTCAAAGGGGTGAGTAAACTCACATATATTGAAACACTGATCCATTCTACAAAAGATAATCCCGATCCAATTTATGATTTTGATACAAAATTCTATAAGATGCCAAGCTATCTGCGCCGTGGTGCTATTAACGAAGCTATAGGCAAGGTATCATCTTACAAAAGCAATCTCGCCAATTGGATAAAAGATCCTGTAGGCAGAGAACCATCGTATCCAAAAGCAGGATATACATTTCCGTCAATGTATCGTACAGGAATGTACAATCAGACCGGTGATTATACTGCCCAGATCAAAGTCTACATCCGTAATACATGGGACTGGATAACGATAAACTTTAAAAAGTCTGATATGGATTATATATACAGACATTGCAATTTTCGCAAGCAATGCGCTCCAACACTTCAAAAACGAGGCAAGGAGTGGTTTTTGGACTTTCCGTTTGAGGAAAAGGTCAAACTTGCAGATATATCTGTGTATGAACAGACCATTGTTGCTGTAGATCTTGGAATAAACACCGCAGCTACGATTTCCGTAATGCGTTCAGATGGCACTATTCTTGGAAGGCATTTTTATAAGCTTACCAAAGAAACAGACCATCTTATGCATTGTGTTAACCGTATAAAAAAAGCTCAGCAGCATGGTAACTATAAAACACCAAGGCTTTGGGCAAAAGCCAAAGGAATCAATCACGACATTGCCACTAAAACTGCTGCCTGCATCGTAGATATAGCTGTTCTTTATAATGCAGATGTTATTGTATTTGAGCATTTAGACAAGAACGGTAAGGTCCGCGGTTCTAAAAAGCAGAAACTCAAGCTGTGGCGCAGTCAGGAAGTTCAGTCTATTGTAACGAATAAAGCTCACAGACTAGGTATGAGAGTAAGCCATATCTGTGCATGGAATACGTCACGCCTTGCCTACGATGGCAGTGGTTTTGTACTTCGTGGTAAATTCGGTGGTTTCAATACCTATGAGCTATGCAAATTTCAAAATGGCAAGACCTACAACTGTGATCTATCTGCTTCGTATAATATAGGGGCAAGATACTTCATACGTGAAATATTAAAATCCTTGGATGAGAATTCAAGGTTGCTCATTGAGGCTAAAGTCCCTCAATGCAGTAAGAGAAGCACCTGCACGTTCTCTACCTTAGTTAACCTGAATGCGGAATTTATTGCTCCAACAGCATAA
- a CDS encoding transposase, whose translation MLKKIYYNKYIWNPSYFVATVSDRSLKQVTDYINSQKTK comes from the coding sequence ATTCTTAAAAAAATCTACTATAATAAATATATATGGAATCCATCGTATTTTGTAGCAACTGTAAGCGACAGAAGTCTTAAACAGGTAACTGATTACATTAATTCTCAAAAAACTAAGTAG
- a CDS encoding DUF3810 family protein, producing MKKLSAYWRVLIVLLICSAVMGLAWFFPNLCDRYTDSIFYNICNGVSRATGLVPFAIGEIIMYIGIAGTVLAVIFLLLLIFLRKKDRYRRFCAVYFKTLLMAIVCTVFIYMPTWYIPFCGTVLGKGETDTRTEFDPYEIEKLVRYSVDGINSAAEEIEISSDGKVIFPTTEDTQSLIADAMRSMGEEFPRLNGYYPPVKTALCSDILDRMGIGGYNYPFTMEPTRSKYLSPLDRIVTDAHELAHHKGYFLENEAEMLSIVALTQSPDPYLRIAGFDALYWWICDIYYENIDVEMRKEFDGMIESGELDVHLPIDSTEESERAEEAMQFLYDKYYKNEPQISERAQMIFDASDDIEIEIFDEDEHIIDEMPAVNDAITATADVGWDIQEDILEENCYDGAVLLLLQYFDDFAAARS from the coding sequence TTGAAGAAACTTTCTGCATATTGGCGAGTGCTGATCGTTCTGTTGATATGCTCTGCAGTGATGGGGCTCGCTTGGTTCTTTCCAAACCTGTGCGACAGATACACGGACAGTATTTTCTATAATATTTGCAACGGTGTAAGCCGCGCTACGGGACTTGTTCCGTTTGCGATAGGTGAGATAATTATGTATATCGGCATCGCAGGGACGGTATTGGCAGTGATATTTCTGCTGCTTCTTATTTTCTTACGCAAAAAAGATAGGTACCGCAGGTTCTGCGCAGTGTATTTCAAAACGCTGCTGATGGCGATCGTCTGTACGGTATTTATCTATATGCCGACCTGGTACATACCCTTCTGCGGGACGGTTCTCGGAAAGGGTGAAACAGACACCCGAACAGAATTCGATCCTTATGAGATCGAAAAGCTTGTAAGATATTCGGTAGACGGGATCAATTCTGCCGCTGAAGAAATAGAGATATCCTCCGATGGTAAAGTGATTTTCCCGACTACGGAAGATACTCAGTCCCTTATCGCAGATGCCATGCGGTCTATGGGAGAAGAATTTCCCCGCTTGAATGGTTACTATCCACCCGTAAAAACCGCGCTCTGTTCGGATATACTTGACCGAATGGGTATAGGGGGGTACAACTATCCTTTTACGATGGAGCCTACTCGCAGTAAGTATCTGTCACCGCTCGACCGCATCGTTACAGATGCTCATGAACTTGCACACCACAAGGGCTATTTTCTTGAAAACGAGGCTGAAATGCTGAGCATAGTTGCGCTTACCCAAAGCCCGGATCCTTATCTGCGTATTGCAGGTTTTGATGCACTTTATTGGTGGATATGCGACATCTATTACGAGAATATCGACGTGGAAATGAGGAAAGAGTTTGACGGCATGATTGAAAGCGGCGAGCTTGACGTTCATCTACCAATTGATTCAACGGAAGAATCTGAGCGAGCGGAAGAAGCCATGCAGTTTCTGTACGACAAGTATTATAAGAACGAACCGCAGATCAGTGAACGGGCACAGATGATATTTGATGCATCGGACGATATCGAAATTGAGATATTCGATGAGGATGAGCACATCATCGACGAAATGCCCGCAGTAAACGATGCTATAACTGCAACTGCCGACGTGGGCTGGGATATACAGGAGGATATCCTCGAAGAAAATTGCTATGACGGTGCTGTGCTGCTGCTTTTGCAGTACTTTGACGATTTTGCCGCCGCACGCTCGTGA
- a CDS encoding leucine-rich repeat domain-containing protein — protein sequence MNKRLLCGLAALAVVFSGAGTLPAGIFEGFSLRANAESSGKYADFSYIVHDDCIEILQYYGTDEIVTVPSEIDGKAVTSIGSYAFYSCPGLKSVIIPDGVTRIGDFAFYESEVESVTIPNTVESIDEYAFCKCKGIKSITIPGNKTHIGNNAFRDCQNLEKVILSDGVSYIGRYAFSGCYALSGINLPDNITSICAGTFNRCYDLENVTIPDSVTSIDDYAFCGCTSFDDITIPESVTSIGNGAFSECSNIKSFTIPDSVTSFGDAVFYGCTSLTDVKLPDGLTKLGNYMFGDCKSLESYTIPDGITSIGENAFERCHNLKSIIIPDTVTSIGDSAFQSCTSLADIKLPKGITRIGTSEFCGCSSLAGFTIPDSVTSIGSCAFEDCTSLTGITVPDSVTSIGGYVFSGCTSLTDVKLPKGITSIGYSAFDGCSSLASITIPDSVTNIGDWAFADCSSLTGITIPDSVTNIGEWAFADCSNLTDITIPNSVTFIGKWAFGGCTSLTDITIPESVTDIGESAFINCSNLTGISVPKSVMTIGKNAFGYHYEYNNYYGSVYKKADGFTIKGYKGTAAETYADKNGFKFTALDGTAERYPVVKSEVRGRQFRLNWTDVAGAEKYGIAVYQAGKWRVKVQVNGNVTSYTSPKVETGTYKMVVCAKVNGEWDTGSINKRAFNVTIE from the coding sequence ATGAATAAACGTTTATTATGCGGACTGGCTGCACTGGCCGTTGTCTTTTCGGGCGCGGGGACGCTGCCTGCTGGGATTTTTGAGGGCTTTTCTCTGAGGGCTAACGCGGAATCGTCCGGGAAGTATGCGGATTTCTCTTATATTGTACATGACGACTGTATAGAGATTCTCCAGTACTACGGTACTGACGAAATAGTTACTGTTCCTTCCGAGATCGACGGAAAAGCTGTTACAAGCATCGGCTCATATGCTTTCTATTCGTGCCCTGGACTTAAAAGCGTAATTATCCCCGACGGCGTGACACGTATCGGCGATTTCGCTTTCTATGAAAGCGAAGTTGAAAGCGTAACTATCCCGAATACAGTAGAAAGCATCGACGAATACGCTTTCTGCAAATGCAAAGGCATTAAAAGCATTACCATCCCCGGCAACAAAACGCACATCGGCAACAATGCTTTCCGAGACTGCCAAAACCTTGAAAAGGTAATTCTCTCGGACGGTGTGTCGTATATCGGCAGATATGCTTTCAGCGGTTGCTATGCTCTTTCAGGCATAAATTTACCTGATAATATCACAAGCATTTGCGCGGGTACTTTCAACAGATGCTACGATCTCGAAAATGTAACTATACCTGACAGCGTTACAAGCATCGATGATTATGCTTTCTGCGGTTGCACAAGCTTTGATGACATTACTATCCCGGAAAGCGTAACAAGCATTGGCAATGGTGCTTTTTCCGAGTGTTCAAATATTAAAAGCTTTACTATTCCTGACAGCGTTACAAGCTTTGGCGATGCTGTTTTTTACGGCTGCACAAGCCTTACAGACGTAAAACTCCCTGACGGCTTGACAAAACTTGGCAATTATATGTTCGGCGACTGCAAAAGCCTTGAAAGCTATACTATACCTGACGGCATTACAAGCATCGGCGAAAACGCCTTTGAAAGATGCCATAACCTTAAAAGCATTATTATACCGGATACTGTTACAAGTATTGGTGATTCTGCTTTTCAAAGCTGCACAAGCCTTGCAGACATAAAGCTGCCGAAGGGCATTACACGCATTGGCACTTCAGAGTTCTGTGGCTGTTCAAGCCTTGCCGGGTTTACTATCCCTGACAGCGTTACCAGCATCGGCTCCTGCGCTTTCGAGGACTGCACAAGCCTTACAGGTATTACTGTCCCTGACAGCGTTACAAGTATTGGCGGTTATGTTTTTAGCGGCTGCACAAGCCTTACAGACGTAAAGCTGCCGAAGGGTATTACAAGCATTGGTTATTCAGCCTTCGATGGCTGCTCAAGCCTTGCAAGCATCACTATCCCTGACAGCGTTACTAACATCGGCGACTGGGCTTTTGCCGACTGTTCGAGCCTTACAGGAATTACTATCCCGGACAGCGTTACTAACATCGGCGAGTGGGCTTTTGCCGACTGTTCAAACCTTACAGATATTACCATCCCAAACAGTGTGACCTTCATCGGCAAATGGGCTTTCGGCGGCTGCACAAGCCTTACAGACATTACTATACCGGAAAGCGTTACAGACATCGGAGAGTCGGCTTTCATTAACTGCTCAAACCTTACAGGCATTTCTGTACCAAAAAGCGTTATGACCATTGGCAAAAATGCTTTTGGGTATCATTATGAATATAATAATTATTATGGTAGTGTATATAAAAAGGCTGACGGCTTTACAATAAAAGGCTATAAAGGCACTGCCGCCGAGACCTACGCGGACAAAAACGGCTTTAAGTTCACAGCCCTTGACGGAACCGCTGAGAGATATCCAGTTGTCAAGTCCGAGGTTCGTGGCAGACAGTTCAGGTTAAATTGGACTGATGTTGCGGGAGCGGAAAAGTACGGTATAGCTGTATATCAGGCTGGCAAATGGCGCGTAAAGGTTCAGGTCAATGGAAATGTTACAAGCTACACATCGCCCAAGGTAGAAACAGGCACTTATAAAATGGTAGTCTGCGCCAAGGTAAACGGCGAATGGGATACAGGAAGTATAAACAAGAGAGCTTTCAATGTTACAATAGAATGA
- a CDS encoding TetR/AcrR family transcriptional regulator C-terminal domain-containing protein codes for MAERTKIWIADKMKELMKTKPLDKIRVTEICRVAEIERPTFYYHFKDKYDLVAWIFLSDAYDTDVISAESAAQGMAKMRQEFIFYKRAYDDVSQNALWQYMLEYFVKRYELIAKEKLNTDILDTQLKYSIRLYCYGCVGMTKEWLLNDNTTSAETVVQMMFAAMPENMKEIYF; via the coding sequence ATGGCTGAACGCACTAAGATATGGATAGCAGACAAGATGAAAGAACTTATGAAAACCAAGCCCCTGGACAAGATCAGAGTGACCGAGATATGCCGTGTTGCAGAGATCGAGCGCCCCACTTTCTATTATCATTTCAAAGATAAGTATGATCTTGTGGCATGGATATTCCTCAGCGATGCCTATGATACAGACGTTATTTCAGCGGAGTCGGCAGCTCAGGGCATGGCGAAAATGCGGCAGGAGTTCATCTTCTACAAGCGAGCCTATGATGATGTTTCGCAGAACGCTTTGTGGCAATATATGCTTGAATATTTCGTCAAGCGTTATGAGCTGATCGCAAAAGAAAAGCTGAATACCGATATTCTCGATACTCAGCTTAAATACTCTATTCGGTTGTATTGCTACGGCTGCGTCGGTATGACAAAAGAATGGCTGCTTAACGATAATACTACCTCGGCGGAAACTGTGGTGCAGATGATGTTTGCTGCTATGCCGGAGAATATGAAAGAGATATACTTTTGA
- a CDS encoding NAD(P)H-dependent flavin oxidoreductase: MKGNDLMNRVCEILGITRPVIQAPMAWITSSDLVAAVSNAGGLGVLGTSADFTEIVKGVEETVEEMRKTIRRTKKLTDKPFGINVFPKAADPYGFS, encoded by the coding sequence ATGAAAGGAAATGATCTCATGAACAGAGTATGTGAAATTTTAGGAATAACCAGACCAGTCATTCAGGCACCTATGGCTTGGATAACCTCATCAGACCTCGTTGCCGCCGTATCTAACGCAGGCGGACTTGGTGTTCTCGGTACAAGTGCAGATTTTACGGAGATCGTTAAGGGTGTGGAGGAAACAGTAGAGGAAATGCGAAAGACCATCCGCAGAACAAAGAAGCTTACAGACAAGCCGTTCGGAATCAACGTATTCCCGAAAGCGGCAGACCCCTACGGTTTCAGCTAA
- a CDS encoding nitronate monooxygenase, translating into MTALLSEYVNIPVLAAGGIVNEKMALAAKVVGAEGVFVGTRFILSKECRAADATKADIMATHPDDYIVFTQMNGNARWRTTPHKHGFEGLEANRRGDLNPPSGSFFYGMLKGDPDAGVNTVANVTSLIKSIDSCEDIVNELARPFEEV; encoded by the coding sequence GTGACGGCTCTGCTTTCGGAGTATGTGAATATCCCCGTACTTGCAGCAGGCGGTATCGTCAATGAGAAAATGGCACTCGCCGCAAAGGTCGTGGGAGCTGAGGGCGTATTCGTCGGCACACGGTTCATTCTCTCAAAGGAGTGCAGAGCTGCCGATGCTACAAAAGCTGATATTATGGCAACTCACCCCGATGATTATATCGTGTTCACGCAGATGAACGGTAATGCCCGTTGGAGAACAACTCCCCATAAGCACGGATTTGAGGGACTTGAAGCCAACAGGCGTGGTGACCTGAATCCGCCGTCGGGCAGCTTCTTCTACGGTATGCTCAAAGGTGATCCCGATGCCGGAGTGAATACCGTTGCAAACGTCACAAGTCTTATCAAGAGCATTGACAGCTGTGAAGATATTGTAAATGAGCTTGCAAGGCCGTTTGAGGAGGTATAA
- a CDS encoding radical SAM protein has product MHFTGTVYRNPYWETFPLLQITQGCTHNKCKFCTMYRDVPFKLQPMEWIEEDLKEIAKVAPDASTIQLLSANPIAMTYDKLAPILEMINRYLPKMEYIYAATRVTDIRNKTVEQLKSLKEMGLREISLGIESGDDFTLERINKGYTYADILEQCHKLEDAGIDYWMTFLNGVAGREHSHAHAVNSAKIFSQCKPMLVGTGGLTLFPGTPLLKEAHRGEFTPLPEKEMLIELKTFVENLTCYCSFITHHTVSGKNLTGPDFLKRKESIIAALEREISHGDLDAMAAIRSGKRSL; this is encoded by the coding sequence ATGCATTTTACAGGCACAGTTTACCGCAACCCCTATTGGGAGACATTTCCGCTGTTGCAGATAACCCAGGGCTGCACCCACAACAAATGCAAATTCTGCACAATGTACCGTGATGTGCCTTTCAAGCTCCAGCCTATGGAGTGGATCGAGGAAGATCTCAAAGAGATCGCAAAAGTTGCTCCCGATGCAAGTACGATTCAGCTTCTCAGCGCCAATCCGATTGCTATGACCTATGACAAGCTCGCCCCGATACTCGAAATGATAAACAGGTATCTGCCGAAAATGGAATACATCTACGCAGCCACCAGAGTTACCGACATTCGCAATAAGACCGTAGAACAGCTTAAAAGCCTGAAAGAAATGGGCTTGCGTGAGATCTCCCTCGGTATTGAAAGCGGAGACGACTTTACTTTGGAGCGTATCAATAAGGGCTATACTTACGCAGATATACTGGAGCAATGTCACAAGCTCGAAGATGCAGGTATCGACTACTGGATGACTTTCCTCAATGGCGTGGCAGGCAGAGAACACAGTCATGCCCATGCCGTCAACTCCGCAAAGATATTCAGCCAGTGCAAACCGATGCTTGTCGGCACAGGCGGTCTGACACTGTTTCCCGGCACTCCGCTTTTAAAGGAAGCGCATAGGGGTGAGTTTACACCGCTTCCCGAAAAGGAAATGCTTATAGAGCTTAAAACCTTTGTGGAGAACCTGACCTGTTACTGTTCGTTCATCACGCATCACACGGTTTCGGGCAAAAACCTGACAGGTCCGGACTTTCTGAAACGCAAGGAGAGTATTATCGCAGCTCTTGAACGTGAGATCAGTCATGGCGATTTGGACGCTATGGCGGCGATCAGAAGTGGCAAGAGGTCACTATGA
- a CDS encoding IS256 family transposase, protein MSRRRRNETEEQRARRELISDFLSAANIQSMDDIQELFKEALAGFMEGSLESELDSELGYEPYDVKNKATDNSRNGHSKKTLRTSMGKVDIEVPRDRNGEFEPKILPKNQTSISQDMENKIISMYAKGMSTSDIEDHIRDIYGLEISDTTVSRITDKVLPAAKEWQQRPLESIYAVVFLDAIHYHVRSEGQIIKKAVYIAIGVNMDGRKDVLGMWVGENESAKFWAGVLNSLRNRGVDDILIACTDNLTGFSQAIEAVFPKTDIQNCIIHQLRNSSKYVSYKDIKALMTDLKKVYTAATEEAALDALDEFAAVWDSKYPKISKSWYENWPNLSTYFKFPQELRKLIYTTNAIEGFNRQLRKVTKTKSVFPTDDSLFKMLYLAMKDITKKWTGRRQDWSQIYAQLVIYYGDRIPE, encoded by the coding sequence ATGAGCAGAAGACGAAGAAATGAAACAGAAGAGCAGCGAGCAAGAAGAGAGCTAATAAGTGATTTTCTTTCGGCAGCGAATATTCAGAGCATGGACGATATTCAGGAACTTTTCAAGGAGGCACTTGCCGGATTTATGGAAGGTAGCCTTGAATCAGAGCTTGATTCCGAGCTTGGATACGAGCCGTATGACGTTAAGAACAAGGCTACCGACAACAGTCGTAACGGTCACAGCAAGAAAACTCTTCGTACCAGTATGGGTAAGGTTGATATTGAAGTTCCTCGTGACAGAAACGGCGAATTCGAGCCTAAGATACTGCCCAAGAATCAGACAAGCATATCTCAGGATATGGAGAACAAGATCATCTCAATGTATGCCAAAGGTATGTCAACGTCTGATATTGAGGATCATATTCGTGACATTTACGGTCTTGAGATATCCGATACTACTGTCAGCCGCATAACCGATAAAGTGCTTCCCGCAGCCAAGGAATGGCAGCAAAGACCACTTGAAAGCATCTATGCAGTCGTATTTCTTGATGCTATCCACTACCACGTTCGCAGCGAGGGACAGATCATCAAAAAGGCTGTCTACATAGCGATAGGCGTTAATATGGACGGCAGGAAGGACGTTCTCGGTATGTGGGTAGGCGAAAATGAAAGTGCCAAATTCTGGGCAGGCGTTCTGAATAGTCTGCGTAACAGAGGCGTTGATGATATTCTTATCGCCTGCACTGATAACCTGACAGGTTTTTCTCAGGCGATAGAGGCTGTATTTCCGAAAACTGATATCCAGAACTGTATCATTCATCAGCTCAGGAATTCAAGCAAATATGTCTCCTACAAGGATATCAAGGCGCTTATGACCGACCTGAAAAAGGTCTATACTGCCGCCACTGAAGAAGCTGCTCTGGACGCTCTGGACGAATTTGCCGCTGTCTGGGACAGCAAATATCCCAAGATCTCAAAGTCATGGTACGAAAACTGGCCTAATCTCAGCACATATTTCAAGTTCCCGCAGGAGCTTCGGAAGCTGATCTATACCACCAATGCAATCGAAGGATTCAACCGTCAGCTTAGGAAAGTGACCAAAACAAAATCCGTATTTCCTACAGATGACAGCCTTTTCAAGATGCTGTATCTGGCTATGAAGGACATCACGAAAAAGTGGACTGGGCGTCGTCAGGACTGGAGCCAGATATACGCTCAGCTTGTGATATACTACGGCGACAGGATCCCGGAATAA
- a CDS encoding IS1595 family transposase yields MSKRFPKPEITLDGIYSKFADESFCKDFLLDIRFEKGFACPFCGGSEYRRIRSRHMLRCKFCKADISATNGTFMHRTHIPLRLWIVTAFLIMSNKCSVSAVTLMRSLGVTYKTAWYILHRIRKAMKCREERYLLDGIVELDDTYLGAPTHGKKRGRGTEKVKMIVALSKNAAGNPEYVKMSDVPNLKGITVGRFARDNIRAGSKIESDNARSYKKPLAQKYFHVFETYDPTSGQLNWMHKVISNFKAMIMGTYHGNEKIHTALYAAEYCYKFNRRKLGNSAYLRLLAALVQ; encoded by the coding sequence ATGTCAAAAAGATTTCCGAAACCTGAGATCACACTTGATGGAATATACTCAAAGTTCGCAGATGAAAGCTTTTGCAAAGATTTTTTGCTTGATATCCGCTTTGAAAAGGGCTTTGCCTGCCCGTTTTGCGGTGGCTCTGAGTACCGCAGGATAAGGTCACGCCATATGCTGCGCTGCAAGTTCTGTAAAGCTGATATATCCGCCACAAACGGAACTTTTATGCACAGAACACATATTCCGCTCAGACTGTGGATAGTCACCGCATTCCTCATTATGAGCAACAAATGCAGCGTTTCTGCTGTTACGCTGATGAGGTCTTTGGGAGTGACCTACAAGACAGCCTGGTACATCCTTCATCGCATCAGAAAAGCTATGAAATGTCGTGAAGAACGCTATTTGCTCGACGGGATCGTTGAACTTGATGACACGTATCTCGGTGCTCCGACTCACGGTAAAAAGCGCGGCAGAGGTACTGAAAAAGTCAAGATGATCGTAGCTTTATCGAAGAACGCAGCAGGAAATCCCGAGTACGTTAAAATGAGCGATGTGCCGAATTTAAAGGGTATAACTGTTGGTAGATTTGCCAGGGATAATATCCGCGCAGGCTCGAAGATCGAGAGTGATAATGCTCGAAGTTACAAGAAACCGCTGGCACAGAAATACTTCCATGTTTTTGAGACATATGATCCGACAAGCGGTCAGCTGAACTGGATGCATAAAGTTATTTCAAACTTCAAAGCAATGATCATGGGAACTTACCACGGAAACGAAAAGATCCACACAGCGTTATATGCTGCCGAATACTGTTACAAATTCAACCGTCGTAAGCTGGGAAACAGTGCGTATTTAAGGCTTTTGGCTGCTTTGGTGCAGTGA
- the tnpA gene encoding IS200/IS605 family transposase produces the protein MTRDDINSLAHSKWNCKYHVVFAPKYRRMVIYNKIKVDIGKILRKLCDQKGVKIIEAEACPDHIHMLLSIPPKYSVAEIMGYLKGKSSLMIFDRHANLKYKYGNRHFWCRGYYVDTVGKNKKKIAEYIRNQLQEDIVCDQISLFETVDPFTGEKYKKK, from the coding sequence ATGACAAGAGACGATATAAATAGTTTAGCACATTCCAAGTGGAATTGCAAGTACCATGTAGTATTTGCCCCGAAATATCGAAGAATGGTGATTTATAATAAAATCAAAGTGGATATCGGAAAGATACTAAGAAAGTTGTGTGATCAAAAAGGAGTTAAAATAATCGAAGCAGAGGCGTGTCCTGATCATATACATATGCTGTTGTCTATTCCGCCCAAATACAGTGTAGCAGAGATAATGGGATATTTGAAAGGCAAGAGTAGTTTGATGATATTTGACAGACACGCAAATCTGAAATATAAGTATGGCAACAGGCACTTCTGGTGCAGAGGATACTATGTTGATACAGTAGGAAAGAACAAGAAAAAGATAGCAGAGTACATCAGGAATCAGTTGCAGGAAGATATAGTGTGCGACCAGATCAGCCTGTTTGAGACAGTAGACCCATTTACAGGAGAAAAATACAAGAAAAAGTAG